The Corynebacterium camporealensis genome contains a region encoding:
- the era gene encoding GTPase Era, translating to MSTDFDAAFENLPDDGEALDYTQYTDTPEGFRSGFVSFVGRPNTGKSTLTNALVGHKIAITADQPETTRHPIRGLVHREDAQVIVVDTPGLHRPRTLLGERLNEVVKDTYADVDVIGLTIPADEKIGPGDKWILENVRKVAPKTPIIGIVTKLDKASKDQVGAQLLALHQLLTEENPDAVVIPVSSKEGVQLDELIDVIVDHLPEGPKFYPDDHITDEQQEKRIAELIREAALAGLKDELPHSVAVEVDEMLPSQTREGVLDVHAVLYLERPGQKRIIEGKDGRRFTRIVGTARKEIIQLLGQNVYLDLRIKVLKNWQSDPKSLGRLGF from the coding sequence ATGAGTACAGATTTTGATGCCGCGTTTGAGAACCTCCCGGATGATGGTGAGGCGCTGGATTACACCCAATACACAGACACCCCGGAGGGGTTCCGCTCGGGCTTTGTGTCCTTTGTGGGCCGCCCGAATACGGGTAAGTCGACGCTGACGAATGCGCTGGTGGGGCACAAGATTGCTATTACGGCGGACCAGCCGGAGACGACTCGTCATCCGATTCGCGGTCTGGTGCATCGCGAGGATGCGCAGGTCATCGTGGTTGATACCCCGGGTCTGCACCGCCCGCGCACGCTGCTGGGCGAGCGCCTGAACGAGGTCGTGAAGGACACCTACGCGGACGTCGACGTCATCGGTCTGACTATCCCGGCGGATGAGAAGATCGGCCCAGGTGACAAGTGGATTCTGGAGAACGTGCGCAAGGTGGCGCCGAAGACTCCGATTATTGGTATCGTCACCAAGCTCGACAAGGCATCGAAGGACCAGGTCGGCGCACAGCTGCTCGCCCTGCACCAGCTGCTGACAGAGGAAAACCCGGACGCAGTGGTCATCCCGGTCAGTTCCAAGGAAGGGGTGCAGCTCGACGAGCTTATCGATGTCATCGTCGACCACCTCCCCGAAGGCCCGAAGTTCTACCCGGACGACCACATCACTGATGAGCAGCAGGAAAAGCGCATCGCGGAGCTCATTCGCGAAGCAGCGCTCGCGGGCTTGAAGGACGAGCTGCCGCACTCGGTGGCAGTCGAGGTCGATGAGATGCTGCCCTCGCAAACCAGGGAAGGCGTGCTCGATGTGCATGCCGTGCTCTATCTGGAGCGCCCGGGCCAAAAGCGCATCATCGAAGGCAAGGACGGTCGTCGCTTTACGCGCATCGTCGGTACTGCGCGCAAGGAGATTATCCAGCTACTGGGCCAAAATGTGTACCTGGACCTGCGCATTAAGGTGCTGAAGAACTGGCAGTCTGACCCGAAGTCGCTGGGCCGTTTGGGGTTCTAA
- a CDS encoding formamidase produces the protein MSSTGSISASPDGLLMALIQYPVPVVTSPEDVQANVDEICRMVGSTKTGYPDLDLIVFPEYSSSGLNTEIWSYDEFLIGLDDPKVDQFKQACRDNDVWGVFSIMEPNHEEGKPPFNTAIIINNEGEIALHYRKLQPWTPIEPWYPGDLGMPVCDGPKGSKLAVNICHDGMFPELAREAAYKGANVYIRISGYSTQVSDQWIMTNRTNAFQNLMYTASVNLAGYDNTFYYFGEGNVCNYDGGMISEGHRNPGEIVTAEIFPELADKARKNWGLENNIYNLGNRGYVGYPGGKKENYLTWVEDLAKGEYKLPWDDEVRIKDGWKYYPDGPQLGPLPDKYNK, from the coding sequence ATGTCGAGTACAGGAAGTATTAGTGCTTCGCCAGACGGGCTGCTGATGGCACTGATTCAGTATCCGGTCCCGGTAGTGACCTCGCCGGAGGATGTGCAGGCAAATGTAGATGAAATTTGCCGCATGGTTGGTAGCACGAAGACTGGCTATCCAGACCTGGACCTTATTGTCTTCCCGGAGTATTCGTCCTCGGGACTGAACACGGAGATCTGGTCCTACGATGAGTTCCTCATTGGCCTGGATGATCCGAAGGTGGACCAGTTCAAGCAGGCGTGCCGCGACAATGATGTCTGGGGTGTCTTTTCCATCATGGAGCCGAACCATGAGGAAGGAAAACCACCTTTCAACACTGCGATCATCATCAACAATGAGGGCGAGATTGCTCTGCACTACCGCAAGCTGCAGCCCTGGACTCCCATCGAGCCGTGGTACCCGGGTGACCTGGGCATGCCGGTATGCGATGGCCCGAAGGGGTCGAAGCTGGCAGTGAATATCTGTCACGACGGTATGTTCCCTGAGCTCGCACGCGAGGCGGCTTACAAGGGCGCAAACGTCTATATTCGCATCTCGGGTTACTCCACGCAGGTCTCTGACCAGTGGATCATGACCAACCGGACGAATGCTTTCCAGAATCTGATGTACACCGCATCGGTGAACCTGGCTGGCTACGACAACACCTTCTACTACTTCGGTGAAGGTAACGTCTGCAATTACGACGGCGGCATGATTTCCGAAGGTCACCGTAACCCGGGCGAGATTGTCACTGCTGAAATCTTCCCGGAGCTGGCCGATAAGGCACGTAAGAACTGGGGCTTGGAAAACAACATCTACAACCTGGGCAATCGTGGCTACGTGGGCTACCCGGGCGGCAAGAAGGAAAACTATCTGACCTGGGTAGAAGACCTGGCTAAGGGCGAGTACAAGCTGCCATGGGACGACGAAGTTCGCATCAAGGACGGCTGGAAGTACTACCCGGATGGCCCACAGCTTGGCCCGCTGCCGGATAAGTACAATAAGTAA
- a CDS encoding IS982 family transposase, with the protein MENNIDTLATALYTTCDDYLNAHPELLPPRPKIGIQPQITDAEIITLAVMESLQGYTSQRHFIRHARKRFTSTFPYIPQQSGYNKRLRKLTTVMQHVMTHLATSTGLLNDDVWVVDSTPVECGRSRETVKRSDLAGYAEYGYCASHSRFFWGCRLHLISTLHGLPVGYALTGAKADERATLLAILETVPVIVSTGQVIMADKGYNGAWLEDELTTGGVELLRPARKGEKPRPGKQFLKPLRQTIESVFNTMKSQLHLEQHGSRTAGGLVCQVVKRLLALTAAIWHNHATGQPALRSLIAYDH; encoded by the coding sequence GTGGAAAACAACATAGACACTCTCGCAACAGCACTCTATACCACCTGCGATGACTACCTCAACGCCCATCCCGAACTCCTCCCACCACGCCCGAAGATCGGGATCCAACCACAGATCACCGATGCTGAAATCATCACCCTGGCCGTGATGGAATCCCTTCAGGGATACACCTCCCAACGCCACTTCATCCGCCACGCCAGAAAACGCTTCACCAGCACATTTCCCTACATCCCACAGCAATCCGGTTACAACAAACGACTCCGGAAACTCACCACCGTGATGCAGCACGTGATGACCCACCTGGCCACCTCGACTGGCCTGCTCAATGATGATGTCTGGGTCGTGGACTCCACCCCGGTTGAATGCGGCCGGTCCCGGGAAACAGTGAAACGCTCCGACCTGGCCGGCTACGCCGAGTACGGCTATTGCGCCTCGCACTCACGGTTTTTCTGGGGATGCCGACTCCACCTGATTAGTACTTTGCATGGGCTGCCGGTTGGCTACGCACTCACTGGTGCCAAAGCCGATGAACGCGCCACACTGCTGGCGATACTGGAGACTGTTCCGGTGATTGTGTCGACCGGGCAGGTCATCATGGCGGATAAGGGCTATAACGGTGCCTGGCTGGAAGACGAGCTGACAACTGGTGGCGTTGAGTTGCTTCGCCCGGCCCGGAAAGGGGAAAAACCCAGGCCAGGAAAACAATTCTTGAAACCATTGCGGCAGACTATCGAGTCGGTGTTCAACACGATGAAAAGCCAGCTCCATCTTGAACAACACGGCAGCCGCACTGCCGGTGGGTTGGTCTGCCAGGTCGTTAAACGCCTGCTGGCATTAACCGCAGCGATCTGGCATAACCACGCCACCGGCCAACCTGCCCTGCGATCACTGATCGCCTATGACCACTAA
- a CDS encoding DUF559 domain-containing protein: MPNTNLFNYIDEHLIDFRKLPNSDPLWEKLHNDKLAQLAWCFAMRRLDWNRLKPWEKTIARVYAHGRAAPRAVLIDKAAALIHGIPLTSYPNQYHATVPSNSIPAKGKGHFFRYKQTDLKNQVEEIHGVRVSTLARTALDISRFYGFEQGIVAVDSIRSRYVGMNKLNHVLGSMGRVKGIAKARQALKHSVCDSESPWESYARALIINANIPGLRTIKAQRSIMQYRADILINDWLVIEIDGNVKYEFRPDEVIRAEHRRQKALLNRGYAVLRYAPNELSADPDGFLSDIRWHIENGHEKLREA; the protein is encoded by the coding sequence ATGCCTAATACAAATCTCTTCAATTACATCGACGAACATCTCATAGATTTCCGCAAGCTCCCGAACTCCGACCCGCTCTGGGAGAAATTACACAACGACAAGCTGGCACAACTTGCATGGTGCTTTGCGATGCGCCGCCTCGACTGGAACCGGCTCAAACCCTGGGAGAAGACAATCGCCAGAGTGTACGCGCACGGTCGCGCGGCCCCGCGCGCCGTGCTCATAGATAAAGCAGCCGCATTAATCCACGGAATCCCTCTTACTAGCTATCCGAACCAGTACCACGCAACCGTGCCCTCAAATTCCATCCCGGCAAAAGGGAAGGGGCACTTCTTTCGTTACAAGCAGACCGACTTAAAGAACCAGGTAGAAGAAATACACGGCGTGAGGGTAAGCACCCTCGCGCGCACAGCTTTAGATATCTCTCGCTTTTACGGCTTCGAACAAGGCATCGTCGCAGTAGACAGTATCCGCAGCCGGTATGTGGGTATGAACAAACTGAACCACGTGCTGGGCTCGATGGGCCGAGTAAAAGGAATCGCGAAAGCTCGTCAGGCACTGAAACATAGCGTCTGCGACTCCGAATCGCCCTGGGAGTCCTACGCACGAGCACTGATTATCAACGCGAATATCCCCGGGCTTCGAACCATCAAAGCGCAGCGCAGTATCATGCAGTATCGCGCCGACATCCTCATCAACGACTGGCTAGTTATCGAAATCGACGGCAACGTCAAATACGAATTCCGCCCTGACGAAGTCATCCGCGCCGAACACCGCCGCCAAAAAGCCCTGCTCAATCGTGGTTACGCAGTCCTGCGCTACGCACCGAACGAACTCAGCGCTGACCCCGATGGCTTTCTCAGCGACATCCGCTGGCACATCGAAAACGGCCACGAAAAACTCCGCGAGGCCTAG
- the pdxY gene encoding pyridoxal kinase PdxY, with protein MAVLSIQSHVTYGHVGNSAAVFPLQRAGLEVWPVNTVNFSNHTECPDWGGPAFPASTVRDIIDATFARQPDIDAVLTGYLGTPELADVVIDTVSRVKDSSDALFACDPVIGNAIYGSFVADDIPGVFRDELIPLADVITPNQWEVALLSGMPCTDLESTIAAARSLCSTVLVTSVDTGDANIGMLAVDPDNAYFLTTPRVPGQQVAGGKVVGAGDLTTSLFTSHLLRGASLPDALEATASAVFDVIYASHAAGSDELQLVQNQDVFVHPRRQFRAYPC; from the coding sequence GTGGCAGTTCTGTCCATTCAGTCCCACGTGACCTATGGCCATGTGGGTAATTCCGCTGCCGTCTTCCCGCTGCAGCGCGCTGGCCTGGAAGTATGGCCCGTCAACACGGTGAACTTCTCTAATCACACCGAATGCCCCGACTGGGGCGGGCCCGCGTTCCCAGCCTCCACCGTCCGGGACATCATCGACGCAACTTTCGCCCGCCAGCCTGACATCGACGCAGTGCTCACCGGCTACCTCGGCACCCCGGAACTTGCCGACGTGGTCATCGATACCGTCTCCCGCGTCAAAGACTCCTCCGACGCACTCTTTGCCTGCGACCCCGTCATCGGCAACGCAATCTACGGCTCCTTCGTCGCCGACGACATCCCCGGCGTCTTCCGCGATGAGCTCATCCCACTTGCCGATGTCATCACCCCCAACCAATGGGAAGTCGCCCTACTCTCCGGCATGCCCTGCACCGACCTGGAATCCACCATCGCCGCAGCGCGCTCGCTGTGCTCCACGGTGTTGGTCACGTCTGTCGACACGGGCGATGCAAACATCGGCATGCTCGCTGTTGACCCCGATAACGCCTACTTCCTCACCACCCCGCGCGTGCCCGGCCAGCAGGTCGCCGGCGGCAAGGTCGTCGGCGCCGGGGACCTGACCACCTCGCTGTTTACCAGCCACCTCCTGCGCGGCGCCTCGCTTCCCGATGCCCTCGAAGCAACCGCCAGCGCTGTCTTCGACGTCATCTACGCCTCGCACGCCGCCGGCTCGGACGAGCTCCAGCTCGTTCAGAACCAGGACGTCTTCGTCCACCCGCGCCGCCAATTCCGCGCCTACCCCTGCTAA
- the pdxY gene encoding pyridoxal kinase PdxY: MNILSIQSHVTYGHVGNSAAVFPLQRCGHEVWPIHTVNFSNHTGYGDWGGPLLPAEEITSIVDGIEKRGAFPQVDAILSGYQGGPDIAEVIIETVQRIKAENPQALYACDPVMGNEKSGCFVSDEIPPLLRDKVVPVADIIAPNQFELGYLTGHEVGTLEQTLGAVRAAQDIGPRTVLVTSVQRPDAPEDRIEMLAVDGDRAFLVSTPYLPFKRNGSGDVTAALFTGHYTETRDAKLALERTASSVFGLLEATYEADTQELQLIQAQDVFANPPLQFSAEEL; encoded by the coding sequence ATGAATATCCTGTCTATCCAATCGCACGTCACGTACGGTCACGTCGGTAACTCCGCGGCCGTCTTTCCGCTGCAGCGCTGCGGCCACGAGGTCTGGCCGATTCATACCGTTAACTTCTCCAACCACACCGGTTATGGCGACTGGGGCGGACCGCTCCTTCCGGCAGAGGAGATTACGTCGATTGTGGATGGCATCGAAAAGCGTGGTGCTTTCCCGCAGGTAGATGCTATTTTGTCCGGCTACCAGGGCGGCCCCGATATCGCTGAGGTCATTATCGAGACCGTCCAGCGCATCAAGGCTGAGAACCCGCAAGCGCTTTATGCCTGCGACCCAGTGATGGGCAATGAGAAGTCCGGATGCTTCGTCTCCGATGAAATCCCGCCGCTCCTGCGCGACAAGGTCGTGCCCGTCGCCGACATCATTGCTCCGAACCAGTTCGAGCTCGGCTACCTTACTGGTCACGAGGTCGGCACCTTAGAGCAGACCCTCGGCGCCGTCCGTGCTGCCCAAGATATTGGACCGCGCACCGTGCTGGTGACCTCCGTCCAGCGCCCCGATGCCCCCGAAGACCGCATCGAGATGCTTGCCGTCGATGGCGACCGTGCCTTCCTGGTGAGCACCCCGTACCTGCCGTTCAAGCGCAATGGCTCCGGCGATGTCACCGCCGCGCTGTTTACCGGCCACTACACCGAAACTCGCGACGCCAAGCTCGCCCTCGAGCGCACCGCCTCCTCCGTGTTTGGCCTGCTCGAAGCTACCTACGAGGCCGACACCCAGGAACTGCAGCTCATCCAAGCTCAGGACGTCTTCGCGAACCCGCCGCTGCAATTTAGCGCCGAAGAACTCTAG
- the ybeY gene encoding rRNA maturation RNase YbeY, which yields MSIEFLNESGFDGVNEEMLIDVATFAFGAMDIHPDAECTITAVDLDTIADLHVRWMDLDGPTDVMSFPMDELTPGATGGRPDSPDPGPAMLGDIVLCPEFALRQAEAADHSLGHELALLTVHGCLHLLGYDHRTPAEEKEMFGLQNELLADWYDNLAERNLTFHPKPSGPKAFPDAAERAALDKEVPGGGIPPIAEPSENN from the coding sequence ATGAGCATTGAGTTTCTCAACGAATCCGGCTTCGATGGCGTGAACGAAGAAATGCTTATCGATGTCGCCACCTTCGCCTTTGGCGCCATGGACATCCACCCCGACGCTGAGTGCACCATCACCGCCGTCGACTTAGATACCATCGCTGACCTGCACGTGCGCTGGATGGACCTAGATGGTCCCACCGATGTCATGAGCTTTCCGATGGACGAACTCACCCCCGGCGCCACCGGCGGCCGCCCCGATTCCCCGGACCCCGGTCCCGCGATGCTCGGCGATATCGTCCTCTGTCCGGAGTTCGCCCTGCGCCAAGCCGAAGCCGCCGACCACTCGCTCGGCCACGAGCTCGCCCTGTTGACCGTCCACGGGTGCCTCCACTTGCTCGGCTACGACCACCGCACCCCAGCAGAAGAAAAAGAGATGTTCGGCCTGCAGAACGAACTACTTGCCGATTGGTACGACAACCTCGCCGAACGCAACCTCACCTTCCACCCCAAACCTTCCGGCCCCAAGGCCTTCCCGGACGCCGCCGAGCGCGCCGCCCTGGATAAGGAAGTCCCCGGTGGCGGAATCCCACCCATCGCAGAACCTTCCGAAAATAACTAG
- a CDS encoding PhoH family protein, translating to MPIITEKFELDPAFAPQILGNADTNLRVLNDQLDADVFARGTTVTVTGPDYEVARASKIIEEISAIAQRGNPLSTDTVKHTIEMVAVDAPQSVSAALAADIVSRRGKTIRPKTVGQSDYVRAIDDNTIVFGIGPAGSGKTYLAVAKAVQALQSKQVSRIILTRPAVEAGEKLGFLPGTLNDKIDPYLRPLYDALRDMLDPEMIPKLMEASIIEVAPLAYMRGRTLNDAFVILDEAQNTTAAQMKMFLTRLGFGSKIVVTGDISQVDLPRGEVSGLRLVRRILEGVDDIHFANLGAQDVVRHQLVGRIVAAYDRADAEREARAAREGKA from the coding sequence GTGCCTATTATTACCGAAAAGTTCGAGCTTGACCCTGCGTTCGCGCCGCAGATTCTGGGGAATGCGGATACGAACCTGCGGGTGCTCAATGACCAGTTGGATGCCGATGTGTTTGCCCGCGGGACGACCGTGACGGTCACGGGCCCGGATTATGAGGTCGCACGTGCGTCCAAGATTATTGAGGAAATTTCCGCGATTGCGCAGCGCGGTAATCCGTTGAGCACCGATACGGTCAAGCACACCATTGAGATGGTCGCCGTTGACGCACCGCAGTCTGTCTCGGCTGCTCTGGCTGCGGACATCGTGAGCCGCCGCGGCAAGACCATCCGCCCGAAGACCGTCGGTCAGTCCGACTACGTGCGCGCCATTGATGACAATACGATTGTCTTCGGTATTGGTCCTGCCGGTTCCGGCAAAACCTATTTGGCAGTCGCCAAGGCAGTACAAGCCCTGCAATCCAAGCAGGTCAGCCGTATTATCTTGACCCGCCCCGCGGTTGAGGCAGGCGAGAAGCTCGGCTTCCTGCCGGGCACCCTCAACGACAAGATTGACCCTTATCTGCGCCCGCTTTACGATGCCCTCCGCGACATGCTGGACCCCGAGATGATTCCGAAGCTCATGGAAGCCAGCATCATTGAGGTCGCGCCGCTGGCGTACATGCGTGGTCGTACGCTCAACGATGCCTTTGTCATTCTCGACGAGGCCCAAAACACCACCGCCGCGCAGATGAAAATGTTCCTCACTCGTCTGGGATTTGGCTCCAAGATCGTGGTCACCGGCGATATTTCCCAGGTCGACCTCCCGCGCGGTGAGGTCTCCGGCCTGCGCCTGGTTCGCCGCATTCTCGAAGGCGTGGACGATATTCACTTTGCTAACTTGGGCGCGCAAGACGTGGTGCGTCACCAGCTGGTCGGCCGCATCGTGGCCGCCTACGATCGCGCGGATGCCGAACGCGAAGCCCGCGCCGCACGGGAAGGGAAGGCCTAG
- a CDS encoding 16S rRNA (uracil(1498)-N(3))-methyltransferase, translated as MSLPVFVHDDLSSAAAGEIVELSGPEGRHAVTVKRMTAGEELMLIDGSGTHLRATITQTSGKDTLQATVDAVDVAPEPTPRVTIVQAIPKSERAELAVDLATQAGADEIIAWQADRCVAKWDAKKAPKALRRWQDAATAAAKQSRRVRIPNVAGPLTTGELVAKLKKEPDAQVLVLHEEASVSLKNIDLGTQIYVLVGPEGGIGKQELEKLQEVGAEALKLGPEVLRTASAAMVALAGIGMRTARW; from the coding sequence ATGTCGCTTCCCGTTTTCGTTCACGATGATCTCTCCTCGGCTGCGGCGGGAGAGATCGTCGAGCTCAGTGGCCCCGAAGGTCGCCACGCCGTCACCGTCAAACGCATGACGGCAGGTGAGGAGCTCATGCTTATCGATGGCTCCGGCACCCACCTGCGCGCCACCATCACCCAGACTTCGGGCAAGGACACCTTGCAGGCCACCGTCGACGCGGTCGACGTCGCACCCGAGCCCACCCCACGCGTGACCATTGTGCAGGCCATCCCGAAATCTGAGCGCGCCGAACTCGCCGTCGACCTGGCCACCCAGGCTGGCGCGGATGAAATCATCGCTTGGCAAGCCGACCGCTGCGTGGCGAAGTGGGACGCCAAGAAAGCCCCGAAGGCCCTGCGCCGCTGGCAAGATGCCGCCACCGCCGCGGCCAAGCAATCCCGCCGCGTGCGCATCCCCAACGTCGCGGGTCCGCTGACGACGGGCGAGCTCGTCGCCAAGCTCAAGAAAGAACCGGATGCCCAGGTCCTCGTCCTACACGAGGAGGCTTCCGTATCTCTTAAGAACATAGATTTGGGGACTCAAATCTATGTTCTGGTGGGGCCGGAAGGGGGCATCGGCAAGCAGGAGCTGGAGAAGCTGCAGGAAGTAGGTGCCGAGGCTCTGAAGTTGGGGCCGGAGGTGCTGCGTACGGCGAGTGCGGCGATGGTGGCGCTGGCGGGCATCGGCATGCGTACGGCGCGCTGGTAG
- the dnaJ gene encoding molecular chaperone DnaJ — translation MARDYYGILGVDKSASDSEIKKAYRKLARKYHPDVNPGDEEAAEKFREASLAQEVLLDPQKRQVVDMGGDPMERSAQGGGADFGGFGGGNLGDIFAEFFGGGTSGRGPRSRVQPGNDALLRTQITLAEAYSGLKKTVTVDTAVLCDKCSGSGSESKSKPVTCEGCGGAGEIQEMQRSFLGNVMTTRPCPQCQGFGEIIKDPCNHCGGDGRVKKRRDLTVNIPAGIGDGMRIRMGSQGEVGHGGGPAGDLYVEVHTEPHPVFERNADDLNLTVRVPMVDAALGTTFSIEHLDGEKLDIEIEPGTQPGESIRVEGKGMPRLRTDGFGSLYAHVDVVVPRELDRRTREQLEKIRDHRSEDTKVREAGDNQEESFFSRIRDRFRR, via the coding sequence GTGGCTCGTGATTACTACGGCATCCTGGGAGTAGATAAGTCCGCCTCGGACTCCGAGATTAAGAAGGCCTACCGCAAGCTGGCGCGTAAGTATCACCCGGACGTCAACCCGGGCGATGAGGAAGCCGCGGAGAAGTTCCGCGAGGCTTCCCTGGCACAGGAAGTGCTCTTAGATCCGCAAAAGCGCCAGGTCGTCGACATGGGTGGCGACCCGATGGAGCGCTCCGCGCAGGGCGGCGGCGCCGACTTTGGCGGCTTCGGCGGCGGCAACCTCGGCGATATCTTTGCCGAGTTCTTTGGCGGCGGCACCAGCGGCCGTGGCCCGCGTTCCCGCGTCCAGCCGGGCAACGACGCCCTCCTGCGCACCCAGATCACCCTCGCGGAGGCCTACTCCGGTCTGAAGAAGACCGTCACCGTCGATACCGCTGTGCTGTGTGACAAGTGCTCCGGCTCCGGTTCCGAGTCCAAGTCCAAGCCGGTGACCTGTGAAGGCTGTGGCGGCGCTGGTGAAATCCAGGAGATGCAGCGCAGCTTCCTCGGCAACGTCATGACCACCCGCCCCTGCCCGCAGTGCCAGGGCTTCGGCGAAATCATCAAAGACCCCTGCAACCACTGTGGTGGCGATGGCCGCGTGAAGAAGCGCCGCGATCTGACCGTCAACATCCCCGCCGGCATTGGCGATGGCATGCGCATCCGCATGGGCTCCCAGGGCGAGGTCGGCCACGGCGGCGGCCCGGCCGGCGACCTCTACGTTGAGGTCCACACCGAACCGCACCCCGTCTTCGAGCGCAACGCCGACGACCTCAACCTCACCGTCCGCGTGCCGATGGTCGACGCCGCCCTCGGCACCACCTTCAGCATCGAGCATCTCGACGGCGAAAAGCTCGACATCGAAATCGAACCCGGCACCCAGCCTGGCGAGTCCATCCGCGTCGAAGGCAAAGGCATGCCACGCCTGCGCACCGACGGCTTCGGTTCCCTCTACGCGCATGTCGATGTCGTCGTCCCCCGCGAACTCGACCGCCGCACCCGCGAGCAACTCGAGAAGATCCGCGACCACCGCAGCGAGGACACCAAGGTCCGCGAAGCAGGCGACAACCAGGAAGAATCCTTCTTCTCCCGCATCCGCGATAGGTTCCGCCGCTAA
- the hrcA gene encoding heat-inducible transcriptional repressor HrcA, with product MSSATESRRREVLRAIVADYIASQEPVGSKSLLERYQLGVSSATIRNDMAVLENAGLIAQEHTSSGRVPTQKGYRVFVDSLHEVKPLSRAERRAMLTFLEGGVDLEDVLRRSVQLLAQVTKQAAVVQMPNLKVSRVKHCEVVALSPVRLLLVLITDNGRVDQRNAELDFPIDPEQTLRMRDILNNALAGRTLSDASVELSMLIDSAPPDIRPHLLKAATTLIETLVDQPSDRLIMAGASNLTRVARDFPDGLPAIIEALEEQVVVLKLLASVPDLGNVSVVIGEENDDDQLHQVSVVAAGYGSEGATLGGLGVVGPTFMDYSGTISKVSAVARYVSDIVGGE from the coding sequence ATGTCGAGTGCAACGGAAAGCCGCCGCCGGGAGGTCCTGCGCGCCATCGTGGCCGACTACATTGCCTCCCAAGAACCCGTCGGTTCCAAGTCTCTGTTGGAGCGCTACCAGCTGGGTGTCTCCTCGGCGACGATTCGCAATGACATGGCCGTGTTAGAAAACGCCGGCCTCATCGCCCAAGAACACACCAGCTCCGGGCGCGTGCCCACCCAGAAGGGCTACCGCGTCTTTGTCGATTCCTTGCACGAGGTCAAGCCACTCTCGCGTGCCGAGCGCCGCGCCATGCTTACCTTTTTGGAAGGGGGAGTGGACCTCGAGGACGTGCTGCGTCGTTCGGTGCAGCTGCTCGCTCAGGTGACCAAGCAGGCCGCCGTGGTGCAGATGCCCAACCTCAAGGTCTCCCGCGTCAAGCACTGCGAGGTCGTCGCCTTATCGCCCGTGCGCCTGCTGCTGGTGCTCATTACCGACAACGGCCGCGTCGACCAGCGCAACGCCGAGCTCGATTTTCCCATCGACCCGGAGCAGACCCTGCGCATGCGCGACATCCTCAACAATGCCTTGGCAGGGCGCACGCTTTCCGATGCCTCCGTCGAACTCAGCATGCTCATCGACTCCGCTCCACCGGATATCCGCCCGCACCTGCTCAAGGCTGCGACCACGCTCATTGAAACGCTGGTGGACCAACCCTCGGATCGCCTCATTATGGCCGGTGCCTCGAACCTCACCCGCGTCGCGCGCGACTTCCCCGACGGTCTGCCCGCCATTATTGAAGCTCTGGAAGAGCAGGTCGTCGTGCTAAAACTCCTGGCCAGCGTCCCGGACCTGGGCAACGTCTCCGTCGTGATTGGCGAGGAAAACGACGACGACCAACTGCACCAAGTCTCAGTGGTGGCTGCCGGTTATGGCTCCGAAGGCGCTACACTGGGCGGCCTTGGCGTGGTGGGTCCGACATTTATGGACTATTCGGGAACAATTTCGAAGGTTTCTGCTGTTGCACGCTATGTCAGCGACATCGTCGGCGGCGAGTAG